From Cydia fagiglandana chromosome 24, ilCydFagi1.1, whole genome shotgun sequence, a single genomic window includes:
- the LOC134676423 gene encoding transmembrane emp24 domain-containing protein 5, with the protein MRYFLLTIVFSSVLAFEKDVTFTVQPGHTDCFFQKVKPNEVIDIEYQVIDATHGELDISFQLADAVGRVLVADYKKPENSHRHTATVEGDYRFCFDNSFSTFSTKTVFFDLMTTSDDAPEHDYDEDKEMELGNSLESYIMKVRDISESITRVKDNVGAARRLQEAHSAREARDRNLAEEMNARVMTWSMWQIVLMIGVGITQVIFVRSLFEDKHSRFRKLIPSFSSQ; encoded by the exons AtgcgatattttttattaacgaTAGTCTTCAGTTCTGTGCTTGCGTTTGAAAAAGATGTTACATTCACAGTTCAGCCCGGCCACACGGACTGTTTCTTCCAGAAAGTTAAGCCCAATGAAGTTATCGACATTGAATACCAG GTGATAGATGCGACACACGGCGAGCTTGACATCTCGTTCCAACTGGCAGACGCCGTCGGCCGGGTGCTGGTGGCGGACTATAAGAAACCGGAGAACAGTCACCGCCACACCGCCACCGTGGAGGGCGACTACAGATTCTGCTTCGATAATAGCTTCAGCACGTTCAGCACCAAAACT GTGTTCTTCGACCTGATGACGACGAGCGACGACGCGCCCGAACACGACTACGACGAGGACAAGGAGATGGAGCTCG GCAACTCTCTGGAGTCGTACATAATGAAAGTTCGCGACATCTCCGAGTCCATAACCCGCGTTAAGGACAACGTGGGCGCGGCGCGGAGGTTACAGGAAGCGCACTCGGCGAGGGAAGCGAGGGACAGAAATTTAGCTGAAGAAATGAATGCCAG AGTAATGACGTGGTCCATGTGGCAAATCGTGCTGATGATCGGAGTGGGCATCACACAA GTCATATTCGTGCGGAGTTTATTTGAAGACAAGCACAGTCGCTTCAGGAAGCTCATACCCAGCTTCAGCTCACAATGA